Proteins co-encoded in one Gopherus evgoodei ecotype Sinaloan lineage chromosome 4, rGopEvg1_v1.p, whole genome shotgun sequence genomic window:
- the CD82 gene encoding CD82 antigen: MGSDCLKVTKYFLFLFNLLFFILGAVILGFGVWILVDRSSFISVLQTSSESLKVGAYILIGVGAVTMLMGFLGCVGAVNEVRCLLGLYITCLLLILLAQVAAGLLIYFQRDALKAEVSIVVRDLIRDYDPDNQGKKSIQDAWDYVQEQLTCCGWTGPQNWTENEILLNKSLTSYPCSCSNGSVDFQPKSGFCDIATNKTVSVADWPVYTKGCMSNVQNWLQDNLGIILGVCTGVAVIELLGMVLAISLCKNIHREEYSKVPK, translated from the exons ATCCTGGGTGCTGTGATCCTGGGCTTTGGAGTGTGGATCTTAGTCGACAGAAGCAGTTTCATTTCAGTTCTGC AGACTTCATCTGAATCACTAAAGGTCGGTGCATACATCCTCATTGGAGTTGGGGCCGTCACCATGCTGATGGGGTTCCTGGGCTGTGTTGGAGCGGTCAATGAGGTCCGATGCCTCTTGGGTCTG tacATCACCTGTCTGCTGCTGATCCTCCTAGCTCAGGTTGCTGCCGGCCTGCTCATCTATTTCCAGCGAGATGCA ctgaaagcagaagtgtccatcgtggtccgtGACCTCATTCGGGATTATGACCCTGATAATCAAGGCAAAAAGAGCATCCAGGATGCATGGGACTATGTGCAGGAACAG CTCACTTGCTGTGGCTGGACTGGGCCACAGAACTGGACAGAAAATGAGATCCTCCTGAACAAAAGCCTGACTTCCtacccctgctcctgctccaatgGCTCAGTTGATTTCCAGCCTAAGAGTGGCTTCTGTGACATCGCTACTAATAAGACTGTGTCAGTTGCCGACTGGCCTGTTTATACAAAG GGCTGCATGAGTAATGTGCAGAACTGGTTACAGGACAACCTTGGCATCATCCTTGGAGTCTGCACAGGTGTTGCTGTCATTGAG CTGTTGGGGATGGTGCTGGCCATTTCGCTCTGCAAGAACATACACAGAGAAGAATACAGCAAAGTACCCAAGTAA